A single window of Streptomyces aquilus DNA harbors:
- a CDS encoding MDR family MFS transporter produces MTSLTVGLRKTAPLTPLLRLLILTQLAFNIGFFAVLPFLSEHLGQAVGMAGWLVGFVLGLRTFSQQGLFVVGGALADRYGIRPVVLAGCVLRIAGFAWLGYATRTWAVIGAVLLIGFAAALFSPAVESEVARQAVVHEQATGASRTRVLALFTVAGQAGAFVGPLLGALLLSVDFRAVCLAGAGIFVLVLAGHAWLLPQHLPGRERVRLEGGVRLLLRNRRFLALCCAYGAYLLAYNQLYLALPAEVERATGSQAPLAWLFALSSLLVVTAQLPVTRWVGERLEPRRSMATGLLLIAAGFAVVALARPVGWTGTAGLLPAAGFVVLLTLGQMLVAPVARAWVPDLAEKGRLGLYTGALSSVSGLIVLTGSSATGTLLDTGLPAAVPWLVLAAVPAAAIALLPRGT; encoded by the coding sequence ATGACCTCGCTCACCGTCGGCCTGCGCAAGACCGCCCCGCTCACGCCACTGCTCCGCCTGCTGATCCTCACCCAACTCGCCTTCAACATCGGCTTCTTCGCCGTACTGCCCTTCCTGTCCGAGCACCTCGGGCAGGCGGTGGGCATGGCGGGCTGGCTCGTCGGGTTCGTGCTGGGGCTGCGGACCTTCAGCCAACAAGGGCTGTTCGTGGTGGGCGGCGCGCTGGCCGACCGGTACGGCATCCGCCCCGTCGTCCTCGCGGGCTGTGTGCTGCGCATCGCCGGGTTCGCCTGGCTCGGGTACGCGACGCGGACCTGGGCGGTCATCGGCGCCGTCCTGCTGATCGGCTTCGCCGCCGCCCTGTTCTCACCCGCGGTCGAGTCCGAGGTCGCCCGGCAGGCCGTGGTGCACGAGCAGGCCACCGGCGCCTCGCGCACCCGCGTCCTCGCCCTGTTCACGGTGGCGGGCCAAGCGGGCGCGTTCGTGGGGCCGTTGCTCGGTGCGCTGCTGCTCTCGGTGGACTTCCGGGCCGTGTGCCTGGCCGGCGCCGGCATCTTCGTCCTGGTGCTCGCCGGACACGCCTGGCTCCTGCCCCAGCACCTCCCCGGCCGCGAGCGCGTCCGACTCGAGGGAGGCGTACGGCTGTTGCTCCGCAACCGGCGCTTCCTCGCGCTGTGCTGCGCGTACGGCGCCTATCTCCTCGCCTACAACCAGCTCTACCTCGCCCTCCCGGCGGAGGTGGAGCGGGCCACCGGCTCCCAGGCGCCGCTTGCCTGGCTGTTCGCGCTGTCGTCCCTGCTGGTGGTGACCGCCCAGCTGCCCGTCACCCGCTGGGTGGGCGAACGGCTGGAGCCACGCCGCTCGATGGCCACCGGACTGCTCCTGATCGCCGCCGGGTTCGCCGTGGTGGCCCTGGCCCGCCCCGTCGGCTGGACGGGGACGGCGGGCCTGCTTCCCGCGGCCGGTTTCGTCGTCCTGCTCACCCTCGGCCAGATGCTCGTCGCCCCGGTCGCCCGCGCCTGGGTCCCCGACCTGGCCGAGAAGGGCCGCCTCGGCCTCTACACCGGGGCGCTGTCCTCCGTGTCCGGCCTCATCGTCCTGACCGGCAGCTCGGCGACGGGCACCCTCCTCGACACCGGGCTGCCCGCGGCCGTTCCGTGGCTGGTCCTGGCCGCCGTACCGGCCGCGGCGATCGCGCTGCTGCCGCGCGGCACGTAG
- a CDS encoding zinc-dependent alcohol dehydrogenase, translating to MNRTARAFWLNSPGEGEIREVTLPAPAADEVLVRALWSGVSRGTETLVFRGGVPASQHAAMRAPFQEGEFPAPVKYGYLSVGEVEEGPAELVGRTVFCLYPHQTRYVVPAAAVTVVPDAVPAERAVLAGTVETAVNALWDAAPLVGDRIAVVGGGMVGCSVAALLARFPGVRVQLVDADPSRAKTAEALGVGFALPPDALGECDLVVHASATEQGLTRALELLTAEGTVLELSWYGDRQVSLPLGEAFHSRRLVIRSSQVGTVSPARRASRSYADRLALALELLADPSLDALITGESVFEELPAVMPKLAAGEIPALCHRIRYGKSA from the coding sequence ATGAACCGCACCGCAAGGGCGTTCTGGCTCAACAGTCCGGGTGAAGGCGAGATACGGGAGGTCACCCTTCCGGCCCCCGCCGCGGACGAGGTGCTGGTCCGCGCCCTGTGGTCCGGCGTCAGCCGCGGCACCGAGACGCTCGTCTTCCGCGGCGGAGTCCCCGCCAGCCAGCACGCGGCGATGCGGGCACCCTTCCAGGAGGGCGAGTTCCCCGCCCCCGTGAAATACGGCTACCTCAGTGTCGGAGAGGTCGAGGAGGGGCCGGCGGAACTGGTGGGGCGCACGGTCTTCTGCCTCTACCCGCACCAGACGCGGTACGTCGTCCCGGCCGCCGCCGTCACCGTCGTACCGGACGCCGTGCCCGCCGAACGCGCCGTCCTCGCCGGCACCGTGGAGACCGCCGTCAACGCCCTGTGGGACGCGGCACCCCTGGTCGGGGACCGGATCGCGGTGGTGGGCGGGGGGATGGTCGGCTGCTCGGTGGCCGCGCTGCTGGCCCGCTTCCCCGGTGTACGGGTGCAACTCGTCGACGCCGATCCCTCCCGCGCGAAGACCGCAGAGGCGCTCGGCGTCGGCTTCGCGCTGCCGCCGGACGCGCTCGGCGAATGCGACCTCGTCGTGCACGCCAGCGCCACCGAGCAGGGACTCACCCGCGCGCTGGAACTCCTCACCGCCGAGGGCACCGTCCTCGAACTGAGCTGGTACGGCGACCGGCAGGTGAGCCTCCCGCTCGGCGAGGCCTTCCACTCCCGCCGCCTCGTCATCCGCTCCAGCCAGGTCGGCACCGTCTCCCCGGCCCGCCGCGCCAGCCGCAGCTACGCCGACCGGCTCGCCCTCGCCCTCGAACTGCTCGCCGACCCGTCACTCGACGCGCTCATCACGGGGGAAAGCGTGTTCGAGGAGTTGCCGGCTGTGATGCCGAAGCTCGCGGCGGGGGAGATTCCGGCCCTTTGTCACCGCATCAGGTACGGCAAGAGCGCCTGA
- a CDS encoding CDP-alcohol phosphatidyltransferase family protein, with product MALNHTYEARLVQQETAVGAGVQILLLALLGTAIGMGPAGWLTGLAFAVATWAVLSRALHRTQPRSFGPANRVTLGRSILVGGVTALVADSFQSSPPVTLFVGLTAVALILDGVDGKVARRTGTATPLGARFDMEVDAFLILVLSVYVSMSLGPWVLLIGAMRYAFVAAARVWTWLNAPLPPSTARKTVAALQGVFLLLAASGLLSYTLEFAVVATALGTLVWSFGRDVLWLLRTSRVETLLVEDVRELVAG from the coding sequence GTGGCCCTGAACCACACTTACGAGGCAAGGCTGGTCCAGCAGGAGACCGCGGTCGGAGCGGGTGTCCAGATCCTGTTGCTGGCGCTGCTCGGCACCGCGATCGGCATGGGGCCGGCGGGCTGGCTGACCGGCCTCGCCTTCGCCGTGGCCACCTGGGCGGTGCTCTCCCGGGCCCTGCACCGCACCCAGCCCCGCTCGTTCGGCCCCGCCAACCGGGTGACCCTCGGCCGCTCCATCCTGGTCGGCGGGGTGACCGCCCTGGTCGCCGACTCCTTCCAGAGCTCCCCGCCGGTCACGCTCTTCGTCGGCCTCACCGCGGTGGCCCTGATCCTCGACGGCGTGGACGGCAAGGTGGCCCGCCGCACCGGCACCGCCACCCCGCTCGGCGCGCGCTTCGACATGGAGGTCGACGCGTTCCTGATCCTGGTGCTGAGTGTGTACGTCTCGATGTCCCTGGGCCCGTGGGTGCTGTTGATCGGCGCCATGCGCTACGCCTTCGTGGCCGCCGCCCGCGTCTGGACCTGGCTCAACGCCCCGCTCCCGCCGAGCACGGCCCGCAAGACGGTCGCCGCACTCCAGGGCGTGTTCCTGCTGCTCGCCGCCTCGGGCCTGCTGTCGTACACCCTGGAGTTCGCGGTCGTGGCGACCGCGCTGGGGACGCTGGTGTGGTCGTTCGGCCGGGATGTGCTGTGGCTGCTGCGGACCTCGCGTGTGGAGACGCTCCTGGTGGAGGACGTGCGCGAGCTGGTCGCCGGATGA
- a CDS encoding GNAT family N-acetyltransferase, whose amino-acid sequence MRDYSIRAAGPDDLDGARAVMLDTVYRDFGTGYVPRWHGDIIDPAAAYLTPPRHTLLVAVDPDGGEIVATGALDARGPAHPPNPRHIAERYPSGETAQVRRLYVRPEHRRRGLARRMVAELLTFAAADGTYRAVYLHTDPSVPGAEAFWRSLGKLVHDERDDPDGGNGVLHFELPMGR is encoded by the coding sequence GTGCGTGACTACAGCATCAGGGCCGCGGGCCCGGACGACCTGGACGGTGCGCGAGCCGTGATGCTCGACACCGTCTACCGCGACTTCGGCACCGGGTACGTGCCCCGCTGGCACGGCGACATCATCGACCCGGCCGCCGCCTATCTGACCCCGCCCCGCCACACGCTTCTCGTCGCGGTCGACCCGGACGGCGGCGAGATCGTCGCCACCGGCGCCCTCGACGCGCGCGGCCCCGCCCACCCGCCGAACCCCCGCCACATCGCCGAGCGCTACCCCTCCGGGGAGACCGCCCAGGTGCGGCGGCTCTACGTCCGCCCCGAGCACCGCCGACGCGGCCTCGCCCGCCGGATGGTCGCCGAGCTGCTGACCTTCGCCGCGGCGGACGGCACCTACCGCGCCGTATATCTGCACACCGATCCGTCGGTCCCCGGCGCCGAGGCCTTCTGGCGGTCGCTCGGCAAGCTCGTGCACGACGAGCGGGACGACCCGGACGGCGGCAACGGCGTCCTGCACTTCGAACTTCCGATGGGACGGTGA
- a CDS encoding ABC transporter permease subunit: MRNRAAALLWRAGITAALVCAIGLLPWLTRTDPALTVLKARSAERDPDPAVLADIRAQLGLDEGPFHFLAKWVRGDAGRSWISGDEVTPAVLQALGASLLLMAAALAVAAVTAALICARTLWLGAHWRLAGRRAGGGGSAVLAALPEFLTASVLATVVGVQLGWLPALGWYGPRWTILPALALGLPAGAVLGRLLDDLLPGAFAEPWALAAAARGLPGRGIARQAIRRCLPGLLPNTGLFAVGLTGGAVAVEQIFDIPGLGRTTLQAALAQDLPVLQAGTLALVLLATAAAGLAALTTRLLIGPALRDGALPSLHGPKPPARTLQPFVYGGLLALVIALGLPRDPLALDTGERLRPPSLQHPFGTDGLGRDVLARVGHGALDTLLLALAISAAALLTGVLLGLLPRLSGPLVDTVVALPPVLVALLVTAVVGGGPATPALAVGAVAWAPLAAHTSALLRQERAALHITATRGLGAGSRYLLRHELLPAVLPSVTRHALLRLPGIALALASLTFLGLGAQPPTPEWGLLLAENQPYAERAPWAVLAPAAVLALLGALAVTAAGGARVPRRKRWEPVDEPQQQPRTRQLVEAR, translated from the coding sequence ATGCGGAACCGAGCGGCCGCGCTGCTGTGGCGGGCCGGGATCACGGCCGCCCTCGTGTGCGCGATCGGCCTGCTGCCGTGGCTGACCCGCACCGATCCGGCGCTCACCGTGCTCAAGGCGCGCTCGGCCGAACGCGATCCCGACCCCGCGGTGTTGGCCGACATCCGCGCCCAACTCGGGCTGGACGAAGGCCCGTTCCATTTCCTCGCGAAATGGGTGCGCGGGGACGCGGGGCGGTCGTGGATCTCCGGCGACGAGGTCACGCCCGCCGTCCTCCAAGCCCTGGGCGCCTCCCTGCTGCTGATGGCGGCCGCCCTGGCGGTCGCCGCCGTCACCGCCGCGCTGATCTGCGCGCGCACGCTGTGGCTGGGCGCCCACTGGCGGCTCGCCGGCCGGCGGGCGGGGGGCGGCGGTTCCGCGGTCCTCGCCGCGCTGCCCGAGTTCCTCACCGCGTCCGTGCTCGCCACCGTCGTCGGCGTCCAACTCGGCTGGCTGCCCGCCCTCGGCTGGTACGGGCCACGGTGGACGATCCTGCCCGCCCTCGCCCTCGGCCTACCGGCCGGGGCGGTGCTCGGCCGGCTCCTCGACGACCTGCTGCCCGGCGCCTTCGCCGAACCCTGGGCGCTGGCCGCCGCCGCACGGGGCCTGCCCGGCCGCGGCATCGCCCGCCAGGCGATCCGGCGCTGTCTGCCCGGACTGCTCCCGAACACCGGCCTGTTCGCGGTCGGCCTGACCGGCGGCGCGGTCGCCGTGGAACAGATCTTCGACATCCCCGGCCTCGGCCGCACCACCCTCCAGGCCGCCCTCGCCCAGGACCTCCCCGTCCTCCAGGCCGGCACCCTCGCCCTCGTCCTGCTGGCAACCGCCGCCGCGGGCCTCGCGGCTCTCACCACCCGCCTCCTCATCGGCCCCGCCCTGCGCGACGGCGCCCTGCCGTCCCTGCACGGCCCGAAGCCCCCGGCACGCACGCTCCAGCCCTTCGTGTACGGCGGCCTCCTCGCGCTGGTCATCGCCCTCGGCCTGCCCCGCGACCCGCTCGCCCTCGATACCGGGGAACGCCTCCGACCCCCGTCCCTCCAGCACCCGTTCGGCACCGACGGACTCGGCCGGGACGTCCTAGCCCGCGTCGGCCACGGCGCCCTCGACACCCTGCTGCTCGCCCTCGCGATCAGCGCCGCCGCACTGCTGACCGGCGTCCTGCTGGGTCTGCTGCCCCGTCTGTCGGGCCCGCTCGTGGACACGGTCGTCGCCCTGCCGCCGGTCCTGGTCGCCCTCCTCGTCACCGCGGTCGTCGGCGGCGGACCGGCCACCCCCGCCCTCGCCGTCGGCGCCGTGGCCTGGGCGCCCCTCGCGGCCCACACCTCCGCGCTGCTGCGTCAGGAACGGGCGGCCCTCCACATCACCGCCACCCGCGGCCTGGGCGCGGGCTCCCGGTACCTGCTCCGGCACGAACTCCTGCCCGCCGTGCTGCCCTCCGTCACCCGCCACGCCCTGCTCCGGCTCCCGGGCATCGCCCTCGCGCTCGCCTCGCTCACCTTCCTCGGCCTGGGCGCCCAGCCGCCGACCCCGGAATGGGGCCTGCTGCTCGCCGAGAACCAGCCCTACGCCGAGCGCGCCCCCTGGGCCGTCCTCGCCCCGGCCGCGGTCCTCGCCCTGCTGGGCGCGCTGGCCGTGACGGCGGCGGGCGGGGCGCGGGTGCCGCGGCGGAAGCGGTGGGAGCCGGTGGACGAGCCCCAACAGCAGCCTCGTACAAGGCAATTGGTGGAGGCTCGATGA
- a CDS encoding glycosyltransferase family 4 protein, whose amino-acid sequence MTDTTLEKTAAPSLDYVPVQHSALKNADIIPMSLSSVHFVMPGGVDDPAAPSGGNAYDRRVSLDLPGFGWQVHKHAVDGEWPRPGAAACAELARILREFPDGTVVLLDGLVACGVPEIVVPEAERLRLAVLVHLPLGDETGLDPLLAAELDAKERAVLRAVPAVIATSDWAVRRLVSHHGLAPDRVHVAAPGADIAPLASGTDGVSRLLCVAAVTPRKGQHRLIEALATVRDLPWSCVCVGGLGQDPEYVGRLRSLIAKYGLEHRLELAGPQAGAQLDASYAAADLMVLTSYAETYGMAVTEALARGIPVLATDVGGLPEAVGRAPDGGVPGILVPPEDPAALAAELRGWFNEADVRRRLKAAARGRRAALDGWATTARSLAGVLGRLPNEPRRAA is encoded by the coding sequence GTGACCGACACGACCCTGGAGAAGACCGCGGCACCGTCGCTCGACTACGTGCCCGTGCAGCACTCCGCTCTCAAGAACGCCGACATCATCCCCATGTCCCTGAGCTCCGTGCACTTCGTCATGCCGGGCGGTGTCGACGACCCGGCCGCCCCCAGCGGCGGCAACGCCTATGACCGCCGGGTCAGTCTGGACCTGCCCGGCTTCGGCTGGCAGGTCCACAAGCACGCCGTGGACGGCGAGTGGCCCCGCCCCGGTGCCGCGGCCTGCGCCGAACTCGCCCGCATCCTGCGCGAGTTCCCGGACGGTACGGTCGTCCTGCTGGACGGTCTGGTCGCCTGCGGGGTTCCCGAGATCGTCGTCCCCGAGGCGGAACGCCTCCGGCTCGCCGTCCTCGTCCACCTTCCGCTCGGCGACGAGACCGGCCTGGATCCCCTGCTGGCCGCCGAGCTGGACGCCAAGGAGCGTGCCGTCCTGCGGGCGGTCCCCGCGGTCATCGCCACCAGCGACTGGGCGGTCCGCCGCCTCGTCTCCCACCACGGCCTGGCCCCCGACCGCGTCCATGTCGCCGCCCCCGGCGCCGACATCGCCCCGCTCGCCTCCGGAACCGACGGCGTCTCCCGCCTGTTGTGCGTCGCCGCTGTCACGCCCCGCAAGGGCCAGCACCGGCTGATCGAGGCGCTCGCGACGGTACGGGACCTGCCGTGGAGCTGCGTCTGCGTCGGCGGCCTCGGCCAGGACCCCGAGTACGTAGGCCGACTCCGGTCCCTGATCGCGAAGTACGGCCTGGAACACCGGCTGGAGCTGGCCGGACCGCAGGCCGGCGCCCAGCTCGACGCCAGTTACGCCGCCGCCGACCTGATGGTCCTCACCTCCTACGCCGAGACCTACGGCATGGCGGTCACCGAGGCCCTCGCCCGCGGCATCCCGGTCCTCGCGACCGACGTCGGCGGCCTGCCCGAGGCGGTCGGACGCGCCCCCGACGGGGGAGTGCCCGGCATCCTCGTCCCGCCGGAGGACCCCGCCGCCCTCGCGGCCGAACTGCGCGGCTGGTTCAACGAGGCGGACGTACGACGCCGGCTGAAGGCGGCTGCCCGGGGCCGCCGGGCAGCCCTCGACGGCTGGGCGACCACGGCCCGCAGCCTGGCCGGAGTACTGGGCCGACTGCCGAACGAACCCAGGAGGGCGGCATGA
- a CDS encoding 6-pyruvoyl trahydropterin synthase family protein, whose protein sequence is MFSVTVRDHIMIAHSFRGEVFGPAQRLHGATFLVDATFRREQLDDDNIVVDIGLATQELGAVVAELNYRNLDNEPDFAGINTSTEFLAKVIADRLAERIEKGALGEGARGIAAIGVTLHESHVAWASYERAL, encoded by the coding sequence TTGTTCAGTGTCACCGTCCGCGATCACATCATGATCGCCCACAGCTTCCGCGGCGAGGTCTTCGGACCCGCGCAGCGCCTGCACGGAGCGACGTTCCTCGTGGACGCCACCTTCCGCCGGGAACAGCTGGACGACGACAACATCGTCGTCGACATCGGACTGGCCACCCAGGAGCTCGGCGCCGTCGTCGCCGAGCTGAACTACAGAAACCTCGACAACGAGCCCGACTTCGCGGGGATCAACACCTCCACGGAGTTCCTCGCCAAGGTCATCGCCGACCGGCTCGCCGAGCGCATCGAGAAGGGCGCGCTCGGCGAAGGGGCCCGCGGCATCGCCGCGATCGGCGTCACGCTCCACGAGTCGCACGTCGCCTGGGCGAGTTACGAGCGTGCGCTGTGA
- a CDS encoding class I SAM-dependent methyltransferase: MPTPSAVPDPAADSVIPGAGPTAARPGERPTVRLREDGPDEQPRYAPEWLELREPADAAARAHDLLDPLRIRLANLPGKSGLVIHDLGCGTGSMGRWLAPRLDGAQHWVLHDRDPYLLHFAAVASPRVAADGSRVTVETRRGDVARLTPDALSGASLVTASALLDVLTREEIDTLAEACTGAGCPALLTLSVAGRVDLTPSHPMDTEIMEAFNAHQRRAGLLGPDSVTAACEAFSERGATVRLNPSPWRLGPAEAALTAQWLRGWVGAAVEQRPELKERAEGYLRERLEACEAGELTVLVHHTDLLALSRPTGGAA; the protein is encoded by the coding sequence ATGCCCACGCCGTCCGCGGTGCCGGACCCGGCCGCCGACTCCGTGATCCCCGGTGCCGGGCCCACCGCCGCCCGCCCGGGTGAGCGTCCCACCGTGCGGCTCCGCGAGGACGGTCCCGACGAGCAGCCCCGGTACGCGCCCGAGTGGCTGGAGCTGCGCGAGCCGGCCGACGCGGCCGCGCGGGCGCACGATCTGCTCGACCCGCTGCGCATCCGCCTGGCGAACCTGCCCGGAAAGTCGGGCCTGGTCATCCACGACCTCGGCTGCGGCACCGGATCGATGGGCCGCTGGCTCGCCCCCCGCCTCGACGGCGCCCAGCACTGGGTCCTGCACGACCGCGACCCCTACCTCCTGCACTTCGCCGCCGTCGCCTCCCCGCGCGTCGCCGCCGACGGCAGCCGCGTCACCGTCGAGACCCGGCGCGGCGACGTCGCCCGGCTCACCCCGGACGCCCTCTCGGGCGCCTCCCTGGTGACCGCCTCCGCGCTCCTCGACGTCCTCACCCGCGAGGAGATCGACACCCTCGCCGAGGCCTGCACCGGCGCCGGCTGCCCGGCCCTGCTCACCCTGTCGGTGGCCGGTCGCGTCGACCTCACCCCGTCCCACCCGATGGACACGGAGATCATGGAGGCGTTCAACGCCCACCAGCGCCGCGCCGGCCTCCTCGGTCCGGACTCGGTCACGGCGGCCTGCGAGGCCTTCTCCGAGCGCGGGGCGACGGTACGCCTGAACCCCAGCCCCTGGCGGCTCGGCCCCGCCGAGGCCGCGCTCACCGCGCAGTGGCTGCGCGGCTGGGTCGGCGCGGCGGTGGAGCAGCGTCCGGAGCTGAAGGAGCGGGCCGAGGGCTATCTCCGGGAGCGCCTGGAGGCGTGTGAGGCGGGCGAGTTGACTGTCCTGGTCCACCACACGGACCTGCTGGCGCTGTCCCGGCCGACGGGCGGGGCGGCATGA
- a CDS encoding ABC transporter substrate-binding protein, with protein sequence MRRLRLLSALLLAPALTGCFASEGADGTSDDTGDGSRLRVALAFPPAENLSPYGADATILSRLGVTEGLTALDANGAAAPALASSWRRENDRTWLFTLREADFQDGTEVTPAAVAASLTHATEAKPAPAALAGVTLTAKAEGSTGVRVTTKDPDPVLPLRLSSPSLAVLSTKAYAGDDGADPVGHATGPFELTKVMGATAATLDRFADYWGGRAQASGVDVKFVADGTARANALRTGQVDLAEAIPVAQAATLDPGTRKATATTRTTSLLINTASGPFENAGLRAAARQAVDTSVFAKDVYEGYADAGTGIYGPAVTWAEGKRTAPTGRARPADADGTTITLATYDNRPELPEVAQVLKQQLEKAGFRVDLEVREYSRLESDALDGKFDAFVLARNTLVDTGDPVSVLASDYTCDGGYDIAQLCDKDVDKAVAKAERVTDTDERQDAAMAAEAEILGTDAVVPLIHQRIITGVGTGVRGALLDPYERTLVGTGTRR encoded by the coding sequence ATGCGCCGCCTCCGACTGCTCTCCGCACTCCTGCTCGCCCCCGCCCTGACCGGCTGCTTCGCCTCCGAGGGCGCCGACGGGACGTCGGACGACACCGGCGACGGCTCCCGGCTGCGGGTCGCGCTCGCCTTCCCGCCCGCCGAGAACCTCTCGCCGTACGGCGCCGATGCCACGATCCTCAGCCGCCTCGGCGTCACCGAAGGCCTGACCGCCCTCGACGCCAACGGCGCCGCCGCCCCCGCGCTCGCCTCCTCCTGGCGGCGCGAGAACGACCGCACCTGGCTGTTCACCCTGCGCGAGGCCGACTTCCAGGACGGCACCGAGGTCACCCCGGCCGCCGTCGCCGCCTCCCTCACCCACGCCACCGAGGCCAAGCCGGCCCCGGCCGCCCTGGCCGGCGTGACCCTCACCGCGAAGGCCGAGGGAAGCACGGGAGTACGGGTCACCACCAAGGACCCCGACCCCGTCCTGCCGCTGCGCCTGTCCAGCCCGAGCCTCGCCGTGCTCTCCACCAAGGCCTACGCCGGCGACGACGGCGCCGACCCGGTCGGCCACGCCACCGGCCCCTTCGAGCTCACCAAGGTCATGGGCGCCACCGCCGCCACCCTCGACCGCTTCGCCGACTACTGGGGCGGCCGGGCCCAAGCCTCCGGTGTCGACGTCAAGTTCGTCGCCGACGGCACCGCCCGCGCCAACGCCCTGCGCACCGGACAGGTCGACCTCGCCGAGGCGATACCCGTCGCCCAGGCCGCCACCCTCGACCCGGGCACGCGCAAGGCGACGGCGACGACCCGCACCACCAGCCTGCTGATCAACACCGCGTCGGGGCCCTTCGAGAACGCCGGTCTGCGGGCCGCCGCCCGCCAGGCCGTGGACACCTCGGTGTTCGCCAAGGACGTCTACGAGGGGTACGCGGACGCCGGCACCGGCATCTACGGGCCGGCCGTCACCTGGGCCGAGGGCAAGCGGACCGCACCGACCGGACGGGCCCGGCCCGCCGACGCCGACGGGACCACGATCACCCTCGCCACCTACGACAACCGGCCCGAACTCCCGGAGGTCGCCCAGGTGTTGAAGCAGCAACTGGAGAAGGCGGGATTCCGGGTCGACCTGGAGGTGCGCGAGTACTCGCGGCTCGAAAGCGACGCGCTGGACGGGAAGTTCGACGCGTTCGTCCTCGCCCGCAACACCCTCGTCGACACCGGCGACCCCGTCTCCGTCCTCGCCAGTGACTACACCTGCGACGGCGGCTACGACATCGCCCAACTCTGCGACAAGGACGTGGACAAGGCCGTCGCGAAGGCCGAGCGGGTCACCGACACCGACGAACGGCAGGACGCGGCCATGGCCGCCGAGGCGGAGATCCTCGGCACCGACGCCGTCGTCCCCCTGATCCACCAGCGGATCATCACCGGCGTCGGCACCGGCGTCCGCGGCGCGCTCCTCGACCCGTACGAGCGCACCCTCGTCGGCACCGGCACCCGGCGCTGA